A single region of the Thermoanaerobacter uzonensis DSM 18761 genome encodes:
- a CDS encoding ACT domain-containing protein: protein MGEDSKLYIIREEILSDSLKKTLKVKELLESGRVKTINEAVKQVGISRSAFYKYRDYVFPFSKFSKGKIITLSMVLDHMPGVLSSILDVVANARGNVVTINQSMPSMGVASVTISIDTQYMEMSLENFLEKLSSQNGVRKIEILGE, encoded by the coding sequence GTGGGAGAAGACAGTAAACTTTATATAATAAGGGAGGAGATCCTTTCAGACTCTCTTAAAAAAACTTTAAAAGTGAAAGAATTATTAGAATCAGGTAGAGTGAAAACTATCAATGAAGCAGTAAAACAAGTAGGCATATCTCGCAGTGCTTTTTACAAGTATAGAGATTATGTCTTTCCCTTTTCTAAGTTTAGCAAGGGGAAAATCATAACTTTATCTATGGTATTAGACCATATGCCAGGAGTGCTTTCTTCTATTTTGGATGTGGTAGCAAATGCGAGGGGAAATGTTGTCACCATAAATCAAAGTATGCCTTCTATGGGAGTGGCCAGTGTAACTATTTCTATTGATACTCAGTACATGGAAATGAGTTTAGAAAATTTCCTTGAGAAATTATCCAGTCAAAACGGAGTTAGGAAAATAGAAATTTTGGGAGAATGA